One segment of Pseudodesulfovibrio sp. 5S69 DNA contains the following:
- a CDS encoding universal stress protein → MALFNSVKKVVDKHYAAQAAANCNTCSVGTWVVCHENHLLEKSGGSSMKAFFKRITGTRRETVTPAPAAATAAAECVCSEKQQCKILIVCKGQKFSQGIADYAVDMACKTRSSLVALNIDESGKDFDGFRSQAERNIEYFNAKAADAGLTFRHEIQQGDENAIVARMHEKDPSFRYVMDDSAAVCKNRSSIPVYTRATLRAK, encoded by the coding sequence ATGGCCCTCTTCAATTCGGTCAAGAAAGTGGTGGACAAGCATTATGCGGCCCAGGCCGCGGCAAACTGCAACACGTGCAGTGTGGGCACGTGGGTCGTCTGCCATGAAAATCATTTATTGGAGAAATCGGGAGGCTCTTCGATGAAGGCATTTTTCAAGCGTATCACCGGCACCCGCCGCGAAACCGTCACCCCCGCGCCTGCCGCCGCCACGGCAGCCGCCGAATGCGTCTGTAGCGAAAAGCAGCAGTGCAAGATCCTCATCGTCTGCAAGGGGCAGAAATTTTCCCAGGGCATCGCGGACTACGCGGTGGACATGGCCTGCAAGACCCGCAGCTCCCTGGTGGCCCTGAACATCGACGAGTCCGGCAAGGACTTCGACGGATTCCGCAGCCAGGCCGAACGCAATATCGAGTACTTCAACGCCAAGGCGGCCGACGCAGGACTGACCTTCCGGCACGAGATCCAGCAGGGGGACGAGAACGCCATCGTCGCCCGGATGCACGAAAAGGACCCCAGCTTCCGTTACGTCATGGACGACTCCGCAGCCGTCTGCAAGAACAGGAGCAGCATTCCCGTGTACACCCGAGCTACGTTGCGGGCGAAATAA
- a CDS encoding SLC13 family permease — protein MTPEIITVLAVLVFAVLLFIFEWVRVDVVGIIMMVLLPLLGLVTPKQAISGLSSNAVVSIIAVIIIGAGLDKTGVMNSMARVILRFAGKSESRIMTLIAGTVAIISGFMQNIGAAALFLPAAKRIGNQTGVPVGRLLMPMGFCAIIGGCLTLVGSSPLILLNDLMVVGGKKYDAFGLFSVTPVGLLLIAAALLYFILLGRFILPTRSEDESSGPMSSILTGTYNNVGSLFELAVPADWTNDAPLKALDLRPIYFCTLVAICRENGKQHIFAPLPDETVRPGDEIVVVGPQEFVEHMAEDLGWELRPELTTFAEELSPNNAGIMEGIVTPRSEFMGKTIAELRIRERFQVSPLAIFRGEKIFVSGLSDIIIESGDALLLHGRWEMFHMLKGLPDLVFTETVKGELLRTEKAKIALMWLAVSLVMILGFHVQLSIALLTGALGMVLTKVLTIDEAYQSVDWMTVFLLGGLIPLGMAFENTGAAKFIADTIMAALGTPSALVLLTVIGILTSFFTLVASNVGATVLLVPLSMNMALNAGVDPRVAALTVAVAASNTFVLPTHQVNALIMRPGGYRTIDYVKSGAGMTVLYMVVMISALMLFY, from the coding sequence ATGACCCCAGAAATCATAACGGTTCTGGCCGTTCTCGTATTCGCCGTACTCCTCTTCATCTTCGAATGGGTCCGGGTGGACGTGGTCGGCATCATCATGATGGTGCTCCTGCCCCTGCTTGGCCTGGTCACTCCGAAACAGGCCATCAGCGGATTGAGCAGTAACGCCGTCGTCTCCATCATCGCCGTCATCATCATCGGCGCCGGGCTGGACAAGACCGGCGTGATGAACTCCATGGCCCGCGTCATCCTGCGCTTCGCCGGCAAGAGCGAATCACGGATCATGACGCTCATTGCGGGCACCGTGGCCATCATCTCCGGCTTCATGCAGAACATCGGGGCCGCGGCCCTGTTCCTGCCCGCGGCCAAACGCATCGGCAACCAGACCGGCGTGCCCGTCGGCCGACTGCTCATGCCCATGGGCTTCTGCGCCATCATCGGCGGCTGCCTGACCCTGGTCGGCTCCAGCCCGCTCATCCTGCTCAACGACCTGATGGTCGTGGGCGGCAAGAAGTACGACGCCTTCGGCCTGTTCAGCGTGACCCCCGTGGGCCTGCTGCTCATCGCCGCGGCGCTGCTCTACTTCATCCTGCTCGGCCGGTTCATCCTGCCCACCCGATCCGAGGACGAGAGCTCCGGCCCCATGTCCTCGATCCTCACGGGCACCTATAACAACGTCGGCTCCCTGTTCGAGCTGGCCGTGCCCGCCGACTGGACGAACGACGCCCCGCTCAAGGCCCTGGACCTGCGGCCCATCTACTTCTGCACCCTGGTGGCCATCTGCCGGGAGAACGGCAAGCAGCACATCTTCGCGCCCCTGCCCGATGAGACCGTCCGGCCCGGCGACGAGATCGTGGTCGTGGGCCCGCAGGAGTTCGTGGAGCACATGGCCGAGGACCTCGGCTGGGAACTCAGGCCCGAACTGACCACCTTCGCCGAGGAGCTGTCCCCGAACAACGCGGGCATCATGGAGGGCATCGTCACGCCCCGCTCCGAGTTCATGGGCAAGACCATCGCCGAACTGCGCATCCGCGAACGGTTCCAGGTCTCCCCCCTGGCCATCTTCCGGGGTGAAAAGATCTTCGTCAGCGGGCTCTCCGACATCATCATCGAATCCGGAGACGCCCTGCTCCTGCACGGCCGCTGGGAGATGTTCCACATGCTGAAGGGGTTGCCCGACCTGGTCTTCACCGAGACCGTCAAGGGCGAGTTGCTGCGCACGGAAAAGGCCAAGATCGCGCTCATGTGGCTGGCCGTGTCCCTGGTCATGATCCTCGGCTTCCACGTGCAGTTGTCCATCGCGCTGCTGACCGGCGCGCTGGGCATGGTCCTGACCAAGGTCCTGACCATCGACGAGGCCTACCAGTCCGTGGACTGGATGACGGTCTTCCTGCTCGGCGGACTTATCCCCCTGGGCATGGCCTTCGAAAACACGGGCGCGGCCAAGTTCATCGCGGACACCATCATGGCCGCCCTGGGCACGCCGTCGGCCCTGGTCCTGCTCACGGTCATCGGCATCCTGACGTCCTTCTTCACCCTGGTGGCCTCCAACGTGGGCGCCACCGTGCTCCTTGTCCCGCTGTCCATGAACATGGCGCTCAATGCGGGCGTGGACCCCAGGGTGGCCGCCCTGACCGTGGCCGTGGCCGCGTCCAACACCTTTGTCCTGCCCACCCACCAGGTCAACGCGCTGATCATGCGTCCGGGCGGGTACCGGACTATAGATTATGTCAAAAGCGGGGCCGGGATGACCGTGCTATACATGGTTGTCATGATATCCGCCTTAATGCTATTCTATTAA
- a CDS encoding ferritin-like domain-containing protein: protein MATKEERREKVIEVLNQARSMELQAIHLYMNQHYNLDDMDYGELASNMKLIAIDEMRHAEQFAERIKELGGEPTDKKSKKVERGQKIDVIYGYDSTEEDDTIDAYNQFLLVCRENGDSISEKLFETIIDEEQAHFNYFDAIKGHIEKLGNTFLSRIAGTPSSTGLADQGFVINAQNA from the coding sequence ATGGCTACCAAGGAAGAAAGGCGTGAGAAAGTCATCGAGGTATTGAACCAGGCCCGATCCATGGAATTGCAGGCCATTCACCTGTACATGAACCAGCACTACAACCTGGATGACATGGACTACGGCGAGCTGGCCTCCAACATGAAGCTCATTGCCATCGACGAGATGCGCCACGCCGAGCAATTCGCCGAACGGATCAAGGAACTGGGCGGCGAGCCCACGGACAAGAAGTCCAAGAAGGTGGAACGCGGCCAGAAGATCGACGTCATCTACGGCTACGACTCCACCGAGGAGGACGACACCATCGACGCCTACAACCAGTTCCTGCTGGTCTGCAGGGAGAACGGCGACTCCATCAGCGAAAAACTGTTCGAGACCATCATCGACGAGGAGCAGGCCCACTTCAACTACTTCGACGCCATCAAGGGCCACATCGAGAAGTTGGGCAACACCTTCCTGTCCCGCATCGCCGGCACCCCCTCTTCCACCGGCCTGGCCGACCAGGGCTTTGTCATCAACGCCCAGAACGCCTAG
- a CDS encoding NAD-dependent succinate-semialdehyde dehydrogenase, with amino-acid sequence MSLQSLNPLTGKVTMQFDEFTPEQTADAVRAAAEGYASWKNTDFARRAECLLSLAGVLRARADEYAAIMAEEMGKPVSFGRAEALKCAGVCEFYAQNGEAMLTSEPVAGCGQEAYVDFAPMGTVLAVMPWNFPFWQVLRVAAPTLMAGNTVVLKHASNVPQCALAIEAAFRESAFPDNVFRTLLIGARQVESVLDFDSVIGASLTGSEGAGSKVASAAGARLKKCVMELGGSDPFVVLADADIAKAAKVGAMSRCANAGQTCIAAKRFIVMDEVYDEFLAALGREMDGLKMGDPMDEDTVIGPMSSVGLRADLHSQVERCTAAGGRIVKGGVLPEGEAAFYPPTIIADAPFDAEVCREELFGPVALVFRAGDEDRAVAMANDTPFGLGGSVWTTDGTRGLELARRIEAGEVVVNGLVRSDPLMPFGGIRRSGFGRELSSFGIREFVNIKSVIRD; translated from the coding sequence ATGTCCCTGCAGAGCCTCAATCCGTTGACCGGCAAGGTCACGATGCAATTTGACGAGTTCACGCCCGAACAGACCGCCGATGCCGTGCGCGCGGCGGCCGAAGGGTACGCTTCCTGGAAGAATACCGACTTCGCCCGCCGCGCCGAGTGCCTGCTCAGCCTGGCCGGGGTGCTCCGGGCCCGGGCGGACGAGTACGCCGCGATCATGGCCGAAGAGATGGGCAAGCCCGTGAGCTTCGGCCGGGCCGAAGCCCTCAAGTGCGCGGGCGTGTGCGAATTTTATGCGCAAAACGGTGAGGCCATGCTCACGTCCGAGCCGGTGGCCGGTTGCGGACAGGAGGCCTATGTGGACTTCGCCCCCATGGGCACGGTGCTCGCGGTCATGCCGTGGAACTTCCCCTTCTGGCAGGTACTGCGCGTGGCGGCGCCCACGCTCATGGCCGGCAACACCGTGGTCCTGAAGCACGCCTCCAATGTGCCCCAGTGCGCCTTGGCCATCGAGGCCGCCTTCCGCGAGTCCGCCTTCCCGGACAACGTCTTCCGCACTCTGCTCATCGGGGCACGCCAGGTGGAGTCCGTGCTGGACTTCGATTCGGTCATCGGCGCGAGCCTGACCGGCAGCGAAGGGGCCGGGAGCAAGGTCGCGTCCGCGGCCGGGGCGCGCCTCAAGAAGTGCGTCATGGAGCTGGGCGGCAGCGACCCGTTCGTGGTCCTGGCCGACGCGGACATCGCCAAGGCCGCCAAGGTCGGAGCCATGTCCCGCTGCGCCAACGCAGGCCAGACCTGCATCGCGGCCAAGCGGTTTATCGTGATGGACGAGGTCTACGACGAGTTTCTGGCCGCCCTGGGCCGGGAGATGGACGGTCTCAAGATGGGCGACCCCATGGACGAGGACACCGTGATCGGCCCCATGTCCTCCGTCGGCCTGCGCGCCGATCTGCACAGCCAGGTGGAGCGCTGCACGGCCGCGGGCGGCAGGATCGTCAAGGGCGGGGTCCTGCCCGAGGGCGAGGCCGCCTTCTACCCTCCGACCATCATCGCGGACGCGCCCTTTGACGCCGAGGTCTGCCGCGAGGAGCTCTTCGGTCCCGTGGCCCTGGTCTTCCGGGCCGGGGACGAGGACCGTGCCGTGGCCATGGCCAACGACACCCCGTTCGGCCTGGGGGGCTCGGTCTGGACGACCGACGGTACGCGCGGCCTGGAACTGGCCCGGCGCATCGAGGCGGGAGAGGTGGTCGTCAACGGCCTGGTTCGTAGCGATCCGCTCATGCCCTTCGGCGGCATCCGCCGCTCCGGCTTCGGCCGCGAACTCTCCTCCTTCGGCATCCGCGAGTTCGTGAACATCAAGTCGGTCATCCGCGACTGA
- a CDS encoding S16 family serine protease has product MGWFGKRRSSITGEAEPVPAETPESRPSPPPAPAHDSLREQVESAGLPPEILDAARVECDRMDNLDPASPEYAISLNFLEVILSLPWNTATRDNLDITRAEEVLNARHYGLQRVKDRILEFLAVKSLCSRRNPRILLVDDELIARENLTIVFQADGYEVEAVGNGLEAVAAMEREPANIVVSDLKMEGMDGMELLQVLRKRWPDTKVIMITGYATVKTAVDAMRRGADQYLGKPVNLTKLRQYVAELWEQSLRARHLRGFVLCFTGPPGMGKTSIGKAIAEALGRKFMRLSLAGLRDEAELRGHRRTYVGAMPGRIIQGIRKVGTRNPVIMLDEVDKAVQDFQGDATSVLLEMLDAEQNTAFVDHYLGLPFDLSGALFICTANGVERLPAPLRDRLEVIEFPSYTPGEKLQIATRYLIPEVMAQHGLDDKLVSIPDATVARLIQGYARESGLRKLRQQVASLCRKLAKRVLSEGLGAVTVDEPMLQELLGAPPYTSTPAQAKPRVGLATSLVWTEIGGEIIFIEAARMRGSKQLILTGSLGEVLRESAQTALSYCRSHADGFGIDPEFYATSDIHVHIPAGAVSKEGPSAGVAITIALLSLLTGRPVRQDVASTGELSLLGEVLPVGGIREKLMAARSAGIPVVILPQGCEAAVKSIEDEVVEGLDIRYVSTMEEAADIALGEAAPSEG; this is encoded by the coding sequence ATGGGCTGGTTCGGCAAACGAAGGTCTTCCATTACCGGAGAAGCGGAGCCCGTACCGGCGGAAACTCCCGAGTCGCGGCCCTCGCCGCCCCCCGCACCGGCCCACGATTCCCTGCGCGAGCAGGTGGAATCCGCCGGGCTTCCCCCTGAAATCCTGGACGCGGCCAGGGTCGAATGCGACCGCATGGACAATCTGGACCCGGCCTCGCCGGAATACGCCATCAGCCTGAATTTTCTGGAAGTCATCCTCTCGCTGCCGTGGAATACGGCCACCCGCGACAATCTGGACATCACCCGGGCCGAGGAAGTGCTCAATGCCCGCCATTACGGATTGCAACGGGTCAAGGACCGTATCCTCGAGTTTCTGGCCGTCAAGAGCCTGTGCTCGCGGCGCAACCCGCGCATCCTGCTGGTGGACGACGAGCTCATCGCCCGCGAGAACCTGACCATCGTTTTCCAGGCCGACGGCTACGAGGTGGAGGCCGTGGGCAACGGGCTGGAGGCGGTTGCCGCCATGGAGCGCGAGCCCGCCAACATCGTGGTCTCGGACCTCAAGATGGAGGGCATGGACGGCATGGAGCTGCTCCAGGTCCTGCGCAAGCGCTGGCCCGACACCAAGGTTATCATGATCACCGGCTATGCAACGGTGAAGACGGCCGTGGACGCCATGCGCCGGGGCGCGGACCAGTATCTGGGCAAGCCGGTCAACCTGACCAAGCTGCGCCAGTACGTGGCCGAACTGTGGGAACAGAGCCTGCGGGCCCGGCACCTGCGCGGCTTCGTGCTTTGCTTCACCGGCCCTCCGGGCATGGGCAAGACCTCCATCGGCAAGGCTATCGCCGAGGCTCTGGGACGCAAGTTCATGCGCCTGTCCCTGGCCGGGCTGCGCGACGAGGCCGAGCTGCGCGGGCACCGGCGGACCTACGTGGGGGCCATGCCCGGTCGGATTATCCAGGGCATCCGCAAGGTCGGCACCCGCAACCCGGTGATCATGCTCGACGAGGTGGACAAGGCGGTCCAGGACTTTCAGGGCGACGCCACTTCGGTCTTGCTGGAGATGCTCGACGCCGAGCAGAACACCGCCTTCGTGGATCACTACCTCGGGCTGCCGTTCGACCTGTCGGGCGCCCTGTTCATCTGCACGGCCAACGGGGTGGAGCGCCTTCCGGCCCCGCTGCGCGACCGGTTGGAGGTCATCGAATTTCCGAGCTACACGCCGGGGGAGAAGTTGCAGATTGCAACCCGCTACCTCATCCCCGAGGTCATGGCCCAGCACGGCCTGGACGACAAGCTGGTGTCCATCCCGGACGCGACCGTGGCCCGGCTGATCCAGGGCTATGCCCGCGAATCCGGGCTGCGCAAGCTCCGGCAGCAGGTCGCCTCCCTGTGCCGCAAGCTGGCCAAGCGGGTCCTGTCCGAGGGGCTGGGCGCGGTCACCGTGGACGAACCCATGTTGCAGGAGTTGCTCGGCGCCCCGCCCTACACCTCCACCCCGGCCCAGGCCAAGCCCAGGGTCGGCCTGGCCACCAGCCTGGTCTGGACCGAGATCGGGGGCGAGATCATCTTCATCGAGGCGGCCCGCATGCGGGGCAGCAAGCAGCTCATCCTGACCGGCTCCTTGGGCGAGGTCCTGCGCGAGTCCGCCCAGACGGCCCTGAGCTACTGCCGCAGCCACGCGGACGGTTTCGGCATCGACCCGGAGTTCTACGCCACCTCGGACATCCACGTGCACATCCCGGCGGGCGCGGTTTCCAAGGAGGGGCCGAGTGCGGGCGTGGCCATCACCATAGCGCTGCTCTCCCTGCTCACCGGGCGGCCGGTGCGTCAGGACGTGGCCTCCACCGGGGAGCTGTCGCTGCTCGGCGAGGTCCTGCCCGTGGGCGGCATCCGCGAGAAGCTCATGGCGGCACGGAGCGCGGGCATCCCCGTAGTGATCCTGCCGCAGGGCTGCGAGGCCGCGGTCAAGTCCATCGAGGACGAGGTGGTCGAGGGGCTGGACATCCGCTACGTGTCGACCATGGAGGAGGCCGCCGATATCGCCCTGGGCGAAGCGGCCCCGTCCGAGGGGTGA
- a CDS encoding sigma-54-dependent transcriptional regulator, with amino-acid sequence MTAASILVIEDERIARENLTHVLTGSGYAVTAIASAEEGMRELDKKEFDLVITDLMLPGMDGIQMLEHIRAHHPLTIVIVVTGHATVANAVKAMQKGAHSYIAKPLKLDELRLQVERALEQHALSVEVRRLREIIAQGKRDLPLVGESDAFVQLKKDVRQLAQMNCNVLIQGETGTGKELVAQGIHMLSTRSGERFMAINCGTFTAELMDKELFGHEKEAFTGANRGQKGILEAADGGTVFFDEIGELPLNMQVKLLRVLQERNFLRVGGTKEIPVDIRVIAATNCDLHELVEKGEFRQDLYYRLNVVTLHAPPLREHREDIPILIGHFLEKHRQPGQTINSIDQDTLDILMSYPFPGNVRELENIVQRALALGQGTTFTPELLPAEIAETETKAPLPTLEDMEKSYIRKVLASSAGNKTQAARILGIDRVSLWRKIKRYHLE; translated from the coding sequence ATGACGGCCGCGTCCATTCTGGTCATTGAAGACGAACGCATCGCCCGCGAAAACCTGACCCACGTCCTGACCGGGAGCGGCTACGCCGTCACGGCCATTGCCTCCGCCGAGGAAGGGATGCGGGAGCTGGACAAGAAGGAATTCGACCTGGTCATCACCGACCTGATGCTGCCCGGCATGGACGGCATCCAGATGCTCGAACACATCCGCGCACACCATCCCCTGACCATCGTCATCGTGGTCACGGGCCACGCCACCGTGGCCAACGCGGTCAAGGCCATGCAGAAGGGGGCGCATTCCTACATCGCCAAGCCGCTCAAGCTCGACGAACTCCGGCTCCAGGTGGAGCGCGCCCTGGAGCAGCACGCCCTGTCCGTTGAGGTCCGGCGGCTGCGGGAGATCATCGCCCAGGGCAAGCGCGACCTGCCCCTGGTCGGCGAGAGCGACGCCTTCGTGCAGCTCAAGAAGGACGTCCGCCAACTGGCCCAGATGAACTGCAACGTGCTCATCCAGGGCGAGACCGGCACCGGCAAGGAACTGGTGGCCCAGGGCATCCACATGCTCTCCACCCGGTCGGGCGAGCGGTTCATGGCCATCAACTGCGGGACCTTCACGGCCGAGCTCATGGACAAGGAGCTGTTCGGCCACGAAAAGGAGGCCTTCACCGGGGCCAATCGGGGCCAGAAGGGCATCCTGGAAGCGGCCGACGGGGGCACGGTATTTTTCGACGAGATCGGCGAGCTGCCGCTGAACATGCAGGTCAAGCTGCTGCGGGTGCTGCAGGAGCGCAACTTCCTGCGCGTGGGCGGGACCAAGGAGATCCCGGTGGACATCCGGGTCATCGCGGCGACCAACTGCGACCTGCACGAACTGGTGGAAAAGGGCGAGTTCCGGCAGGACCTCTACTACCGCCTGAACGTGGTCACCCTGCACGCCCCGCCCCTGCGCGAACACCGCGAGGACATCCCCATCCTCATCGGCCATTTTCTGGAAAAGCACCGCCAGCCGGGCCAGACCATCAACTCCATCGATCAGGACACCCTGGACATCCTCATGTCCTATCCCTTCCCCGGCAACGTGCGCGAGCTGGAGAACATCGTCCAGCGGGCGCTGGCTCTGGGCCAGGGCACGACCTTCACGCCCGAACTGCTGCCCGCCGAGATCGCGGAGACCGAGACCAAGGCCCCGCTCCCCACCCTGGAAGACATGGAAAAATCCTACATCAGGAAGGTATTGGCCTCATCGGCCGGGAACAAGACGCAGGCCGCGCGCATCCTGGGCATCGACCGCGTCTCCCTGTGGCGCAAGATCAAACGCTACCACCTGGAGTAG
- the galE gene encoding UDP-glucose 4-epimerase GalE: MNIQKVLVSGGAGYIGTHTCIELIAAGYGVICADNFCNSSPVAMERVERITGTAIPVHRMDFCNLDEVEALFREETIDAAIHFAGHKAVGESVQKPLKYYENNLLSLINLCKAMGAGKAKNIVFSSSATVYGLSDRLPLTEETPTSAYNPYGRTKLYIEEILKDLHAAEPDWNMSILRYFNPVGAHPSGLIGEDPADIPNNLMPYIAQVAVGRLKKLSIFGDDYDTPDGTGVRDFIHVVDLARGHVAALRKLEEEPGYMVHNLGTGKGCSVLELVHAFERVNGVPIPYEIVGRRAGDVAANYAATDKARRELGWEATHTIEDMVRDTWHWQSENPKGYAED, from the coding sequence ATGAATATCCAAAAAGTATTGGTCTCCGGAGGCGCCGGATATATCGGTACCCACACCTGCATTGAGCTCATTGCCGCCGGGTACGGCGTGATCTGCGCGGACAATTTCTGCAACAGTTCGCCCGTGGCCATGGAGCGGGTGGAGCGGATCACGGGCACCGCCATTCCGGTGCACCGCATGGACTTCTGCAACCTGGACGAGGTGGAAGCCCTGTTTCGCGAGGAAACCATTGACGCGGCCATCCACTTCGCCGGGCATAAGGCCGTGGGCGAGTCCGTGCAAAAGCCGCTCAAGTACTACGAAAACAACCTGCTCAGCCTGATCAACCTGTGCAAGGCCATGGGCGCGGGAAAGGCCAAGAACATCGTCTTCAGCTCTTCGGCCACGGTCTACGGCCTGTCCGACAGGCTCCCCCTGACCGAGGAGACCCCGACCAGCGCCTACAACCCCTACGGCCGGACCAAGCTGTACATCGAAGAGATATTGAAGGACCTGCACGCGGCCGAGCCGGACTGGAACATGTCGATCCTGCGCTATTTCAATCCGGTGGGCGCGCACCCCTCGGGGCTCATCGGCGAGGACCCGGCGGACATCCCCAACAACCTCATGCCGTACATCGCCCAGGTGGCCGTGGGGCGGCTCAAGAAACTCAGCATCTTCGGCGACGACTACGACACCCCGGACGGCACGGGCGTGCGCGACTTCATCCACGTGGTGGACCTGGCCCGGGGCCACGTGGCCGCCCTGCGCAAGCTTGAGGAGGAGCCCGGCTACATGGTCCACAACCTGGGCACGGGCAAGGGGTGCAGCGTGCTCGAACTGGTCCACGCCTTCGAGCGGGTCAACGGCGTGCCCATCCCCTATGAGATTGTCGGCCGCCGCGCCGGCGACGTGGCCGCCAACTACGCTGCCACGGACAAGGCCCGACGCGAGCTGGGCTGGGAGGCCACCCACACCATCGAGGACATGGTCCGCGACACCTGGCACTGGCAGTCCGAAAACCCCAAGGGATACGCGGAAGACTAA
- a CDS encoding methylglyoxal synthase, protein MDRIKNIAVVAHDNCKDELLDFIDCNREALAPHSLIATGTTGRLVEDLLAEGEVAGREHKRVQRLKSGPLGGDQQLGALISNGKVDILFFFWDPMEPQPHDVDVKALLRLAVLYNIPTASNRSSAEFLISSTFFNHEFCIKPGRYFEYADRELK, encoded by the coding sequence ATGGACAGGATCAAGAATATCGCGGTGGTCGCCCACGACAACTGCAAGGACGAACTGCTCGATTTCATCGACTGCAACCGCGAGGCCCTGGCCCCGCACAGCCTGATCGCCACCGGGACCACCGGGCGCCTGGTGGAGGACCTTCTGGCCGAGGGCGAGGTCGCGGGCCGGGAGCACAAGCGCGTCCAGCGGCTCAAGTCCGGCCCCCTGGGCGGCGACCAGCAACTCGGGGCCCTGATCAGCAACGGCAAGGTGGACATCCTGTTCTTTTTCTGGGATCCCATGGAGCCCCAGCCCCACGATGTGGACGTCAAGGCCCTGCTGCGCCTGGCCGTGCTCTACAACATCCCCACGGCCTCCAACCGTTCTTCGGCCGAGTTCCTGATCTCGTCGACCTTCTTCAACCACGAGTTCTGCATCAAGCCGGGGCGCTATTTCGAGTACGCCGACCGCGAGCTGAAGTAG
- the nhaB gene encoding sodium/proton antiporter NhaB codes for MKTPLSKTFVETFLGNAPGWYKLTIIGFLVLNPVLILTVGTFIAGWALIAEFIFTLAMALKCYPLPAGGLLALEAVILGMTSPETVYHEALKNFEVILLLIFMVAGIYFMKDFLQFTFTRILVRVRSKKVIALLFCLAGAFLSAFLDALTVTAVIMAVAFGFYNVYHRFASGTGAADSHDLVNDESVKETSREELLEFRGFLRNLMMHGAVGTALGGVCTLVGEPQNLLVGGEMGWHFVPFFLHAMPVTLPVLAVGLLTCLAVEQFHIFGYGFQMPGNIRSFLLETAVQMEEKQGQKGKLKLVIQACTGIWLVLALAFHLAAVGLIGLSVIILLTAFTGITEEHQLGHAFEEALPFTALLVVFFSVVAVIHSQELFAPIIEFVLSLKGQDQLAAYYIANGLLSSISDNVFVATVYISETKLHFIHVLGSIPHIGMTGQALMDKLTDPHIARADVLATLPQDAAMRVKETMEHLDKLAVAINTGTNIPSVATPNGQAAFLFLLTSALAPVIRLSYGRMVMLALPYTITMSLTGLMAVYVFL; via the coding sequence ATGAAGACACCGTTGTCGAAAACCTTTGTCGAAACATTCCTCGGGAACGCCCCGGGATGGTACAAGCTGACCATCATCGGCTTTCTCGTGCTCAACCCCGTGCTCATTCTCACGGTCGGCACGTTTATAGCCGGATGGGCACTCATCGCGGAATTCATCTTCACCCTGGCCATGGCGCTCAAGTGTTACCCGCTGCCCGCAGGCGGCCTGCTGGCGCTAGAAGCCGTGATCCTGGGCATGACCTCGCCCGAGACCGTGTATCACGAAGCCCTGAAAAACTTCGAAGTCATCCTGCTGCTGATCTTCATGGTCGCGGGCATCTACTTCATGAAGGACTTCCTGCAGTTCACCTTCACCCGCATCCTGGTGCGCGTCCGCTCCAAGAAGGTCATCGCCCTGCTGTTCTGCCTGGCCGGCGCCTTCCTGTCCGCCTTCCTGGACGCCCTGACCGTGACCGCCGTCATCATGGCCGTGGCCTTCGGCTTCTACAACGTCTACCACCGCTTCGCGTCCGGCACGGGCGCCGCGGACTCCCACGACCTGGTCAACGACGAGAGCGTCAAGGAGACCAGCCGTGAGGAACTGCTCGAGTTCCGGGGCTTTTTGCGCAACCTGATGATGCACGGCGCGGTGGGCACCGCGCTCGGCGGCGTCTGCACCCTGGTGGGCGAGCCGCAGAACCTGCTGGTGGGCGGCGAGATGGGCTGGCACTTCGTGCCCTTCTTCCTGCACGCCATGCCCGTGACCCTGCCGGTCCTGGCCGTCGGCCTGCTGACCTGCCTGGCCGTGGAGCAATTCCACATCTTCGGCTACGGCTTCCAGATGCCCGGCAACATCCGCTCCTTCCTGCTCGAAACCGCCGTGCAGATGGAGGAAAAACAGGGCCAGAAGGGCAAGCTCAAGCTGGTCATCCAGGCCTGCACCGGCATCTGGCTGGTCCTCGCCCTGGCCTTCCACCTGGCCGCCGTCGGCCTCATCGGCCTGTCGGTCATCATCCTGCTGACCGCCTTCACCGGCATCACCGAAGAACATCAGCTCGGCCACGCCTTCGAAGAGGCCCTGCCCTTCACCGCCCTGCTGGTGGTCTTCTTCTCCGTGGTCGCGGTCATCCACTCCCAGGAGCTGTTCGCCCCGATCATCGAGTTCGTGCTGAGCCTGAAGGGCCAGGACCAGTTGGCGGCCTACTACATCGCCAACGGCCTGCTCTCCTCCATCTCGGACAACGTCTTTGTGGCCACGGTCTACATCTCCGAAACCAAGCTGCACTTCATCCACGTGCTGGGCTCCATTCCCCATATCGGCATGACCGGCCAGGCGCTCATGGACAAGCTGACGGATCCCCACATCGCGCGGGCCGACGTGCTCGCAACGCTCCCCCAGGATGCGGCCATGCGCGTCAAGGAGACGATGGAACACCTGGACAAGCTGGCCGTGGCCATCAACACCGGGACCAACATCCCGTCCGTGGCCACCCCCAACGGCCAGGCCGCCTTCCTGTTCCTGCTGACCAGCGCGCTCGCGCCGGTCATCCGCCTCTCCTACGGAAGAATGGTCATGTTGGCGCTGCCGTACACCATCACCATGTCCCTGACCGGGCTGATGGCCGTGTACGTCTTCCTCTAA